The sequence below is a genomic window from Massilia oculi.
CCGGGAAGATCTGGTCGCCATTGACCAGCACATCGACCTTGTTACCTTCGAGAATGGGCGGCCCCAGCAGGACCCCCATCGAGCGGCGGAATTGCGGGTCGCGGGTATCGTACTGCCGCGTCAGCTGCCGCTCGATCTGTTTTTCGCTCGGCATGAAGTTCAGCGCGAGGACGCCGAGTACCAGCGTCGCGGCGATCGTGATCAACACTGTCCAGAACATTTTTGAGCTCATCAATAAAACCACAGAGGAAAAAAAACCAACGCCGTGGCGTTGGTTTTTACGATTGACTACTCGATCGCATTAACGAACGCGGCCGCGACGCAGCAGGTTGACGATGGCCAGCAGGATTACCGCGCCCAGGAACGAGACCAGGAGCGAAGCGACGCTGAAGTCGTCCGAGTTGATGGTGCCGGTGCCGAACAGCGGCGACAGCAGCCAGCCGCCCAGGAAGGCGCCGACGATACCCACCACGACGTTAAGAATGATGCCCTGCTCTGCGTCGGTCTTCATGACCATGCTGGCGAGCCAGCCAAGGATGCCGCCGACGACGATCCAGATGATGAATAACATGGTGCTTCCTCCTCAAGTTGAAAGACATACCCCAGGCCCAACGAATGCCGTGACCATGGGAAAAAGTCTAAAGATGCTGCCCCATCAGGTCGGTGCGGCAACTCACGTTAGATAGCGTTTTTGCATCGCTGTTCATGCCCCGGTTCGCCGCCCCGGCGCAAATCTGCTCGTCTCCGCGCAGGGTGCGTCATCGAACAGAGCCATATGCGATCGGGGCATAAGGTGGACCTCCCTGGCAGCGCCGCTGCGACAGCGCCTGGCCACCCCAACTATCAGAAAGGATTCGTCATGAGCAGCTACGATACCAACCGTCAGACCCAGAACCAGCGCATGGTCACCGGCCTGTTCCCCGACCGCGCCAGCGCCGAGCGCGCCTATGGAACCGTGTCCGACCGCGGCTATGGCCGCGACGACGTCAACCTGATGATGTCCGACTCCACGCGCCAGACCCACTTCGCCGACAAGGATACGGAACTGGGCAGCAAGGCGGCAGAAGGCGCCGGCATCGGTGCGGGTATCGGTGGCACCATCGGAGCCGTGCTGGCCGGCATCGCCGCCGTGGGCACGACGCTGGTGCTGCCGGGCCTGGGTGTCGTGGTCGCAGGTCCCCTGGCGGCGGCCCTGGCCGGCGCGGGCGCGGGCGGCATCACCGGTGGTCTCATCGGCGCACTGATCGGCGCCGGCATTCCCGAAGAGCGCGCTGCGCACTACGAAGAAGGCATCAAGAACGGCGGTATCCTGATGGGCGTGCATGCGCGCTCCGATGAAGACGCGGCCCACATCCAGGAAAACTGGACCAAGCAGGGCGGCTCGCACGTGATCGGCGCCGGCCTGGGCATCGCTGGCGGCGCCGCGCTGGGCGCCACGGTCGGCACCGTTGCCGGTCCGATCGGCACCGTGGCCGGCGCCGTGGTTGGCGGCGTGGCGGGCGGCATCGCCGGCAAGGGCGTGGGCGAAGTGGTCAATCCGAAGGCCGGCGACGACCTGGCCGAACACCACCTGGCCAAGGGCGTGGGCGCCGGTTCCGGCGCGGCCGCCGGTGCCGCGGTCGGCGCCGTGGGCGGTCCGATCGGGATGGCGGCGGGCGCCGTGGTCGGCGGCCTGGCCGGCGGCGCGGCCGGCCGTGGCGTGGGCGAGGTCGTCAATCCGAAGTCCACCGACGAGCTGCACGACCACAACCTGGCGCAGGGCGTGGGCGCCGGCGGCGGCGCGACCGCGGGTGCGATCATCGGCGCCGCGGCCGGCCCACTCGGCGTGGCCGCGGGCGCGGCGATCGGCGGCCTGGCGGGCGGCGCGGCCGGCAAGGGCGTCGGCCACATGGTCAATCCGCACGAGGAAAACGAGTACTGGCGCACCCAGTACCAGACCCAGCCTTATTACACGCCGGGCTACACCTACGACGACTACGCGCCGG
It includes:
- a CDS encoding GlsB/YeaQ/YmgE family stress response membrane protein → MLFIIWIVVGGILGWLASMVMKTDAEQGIILNVVVGIVGAFLGGWLLSPLFGTGTINSDDFSVASLLVSFLGAVILLAIVNLLRRGRVR